A window of Lacibacter sediminis contains these coding sequences:
- a CDS encoding RagB/SusD family nutrient uptake outer membrane protein: MKKILFLLVLLSGLQACKKQNAFLDGQAISLSEELVFTDSARTMAFLTGIYSDIAFSFNKGRWDSHGNTEQATDDAEYTLSGVAQIAVILYNGSISPTTYNTRGIVGDFWNTPYTNIRRVNLLLSKLPSTPLSASLQSRVKGEILFLRAWYYTQLMIAYGGVPVVGDKVYAKDDLINLPRETFANTVKYISEELDKAAALLSAVYPDDIDYGRVTKGACLALKSRALLYAASPLFNGGCIIPGHPAEAIVSYPAASTTYWQAAADAAQAVINMGTYSLVVDNATKPGYGFYSVFLQRVNPEYIFGYYRPANRDFEGFYNPRTRGGSTNRSLPTQDLVDCFPMKNGLQPLNPDGTVNAASGYSATNPYVNRDPRFNNSIIFNGSSYFNASGGLSPVYTFVNGSGTIPTPVATQDAFDVGTTTGYFSRKMCDSMISANSSANTNRAWPLIRYAEILLNYAEAINETGQTNLAYPKLIELRQRAGIDPGPGNLYGLKDAMTKEEMREVIRNERRIELAFEDHRWHDIRRWKIAMVTNNKFNNVMKITKNSNGTYTFERRSSIRRHNFRPEMYLMPLPDAEINKMPAMLQNPGW, translated from the coding sequence ATGAAGAAGATACTTTTTTTACTCGTTCTGCTTTCAGGCTTACAGGCTTGTAAAAAGCAAAATGCGTTTCTCGATGGGCAAGCGATCTCACTCAGTGAAGAACTTGTATTTACTGACAGTGCAAGAACGATGGCTTTTTTAACGGGCATCTATTCTGATATTGCTTTCAGTTTTAACAAAGGACGTTGGGATTCGCATGGTAATACTGAACAGGCAACAGATGATGCTGAGTACACACTGTCAGGTGTTGCACAGATCGCTGTTATTTTATACAACGGTTCTATTTCACCAACAACCTATAATACAAGAGGTATTGTGGGTGATTTCTGGAATACTCCGTATACCAATATCAGGCGGGTAAATTTGTTGCTTTCAAAACTTCCTTCAACCCCGCTTTCTGCTTCGTTGCAATCAAGGGTGAAAGGAGAAATATTGTTTTTACGTGCATGGTATTACACGCAATTGATGATCGCTTACGGAGGTGTTCCTGTCGTGGGCGATAAAGTGTATGCGAAAGATGACCTCATTAATTTACCAAGAGAAACTTTTGCAAATACAGTAAAATATATTTCAGAAGAATTAGATAAAGCGGCTGCGTTATTATCCGCTGTTTATCCTGATGATATTGACTATGGCCGTGTAACAAAAGGTGCATGTCTTGCATTGAAATCAAGAGCATTGTTATATGCAGCAAGTCCATTGTTTAATGGAGGATGTATTATTCCCGGTCATCCTGCTGAAGCAATTGTAAGTTATCCTGCTGCAAGCACAACCTACTGGCAGGCTGCTGCTGATGCTGCACAGGCAGTGATCAACATGGGTACTTACTCATTAGTGGTTGATAATGCTACAAAGCCCGGCTATGGTTTTTATAGTGTGTTTTTACAACGTGTAAATCCGGAATACATTTTTGGATACTATCGCCCTGCAAACAGAGATTTCGAAGGCTTTTACAACCCCCGTACAAGAGGCGGCAGCACAAACCGTTCATTACCTACACAGGACCTGGTTGATTGTTTCCCAATGAAGAATGGTTTACAACCGTTGAATCCTGATGGAACAGTAAATGCTGCATCAGGCTATAGCGCAACCAATCCTTATGTAAACCGTGATCCCCGGTTTAACAACTCTATTATCTTTAATGGGTCAAGTTATTTCAATGCATCAGGTGGTTTGTCACCCGTGTATACTTTTGTAAATGGTTCAGGAACTATTCCTACGCCCGTTGCAACACAGGATGCATTTGATGTTGGTACAACTACAGGTTATTTCAGTCGCAAAATGTGCGACTCTATGATCAGTGCAAACAGCAGTGCCAATACAAACAGGGCATGGCCATTGATCCGTTATGCCGAAATTTTATTGAACTATGCTGAAGCGATCAATGAGACCGGTCAAACAAACCTTGCATATCCTAAACTGATTGAATTAAGACAGCGTGCAGGCATTGACCCGGGTCCCGGTAATTTATATGGCTTGAAGGATGCCATGACAAAAGAAGAAATGCGTGAAGTGATCCGTAATGAAAGAAGAATTGAATTGGCTTTTGAAGATCACCGTTGGCATGATATACGTCGTTGGAAAATTGCCATGGTGACCAATAACAAATTTAACAACGTGATGAAGATTACAAAAAATTCAAACGGCACTTATACGTTCGAGAGAAGATCATCTATCCGTCGTCATAACTTCCGTCCTGAAATGTATTTGATGCCATTGCCTGATGCAGAGATCAACAAGATGCCGGCCATGTTACAAAACCCCGGTTGGTAA